From a single Chloroflexota bacterium genomic region:
- a CDS encoding HAD family hydrolase, with the protein MWTVFLDRDGVINENRPDHVKSWTEFEFLPGAPEAIARLSDAGCRVFVITNQAIINRGIVPRDVVEGINARMVEELRSYGASVTDVAYCPHRPEEACPCRKPRPGLLTALAATHSIDLASAVLIGDAFADIEAGRAAGCTRTVLVLTGRGRHQLPLIRERASTPVTVTNDLGAAVDLLLRQPVGRS; encoded by the coding sequence ATGTGGACTGTGTTCCTCGACCGTGACGGCGTGATCAACGAGAACCGGCCAGACCACGTCAAGAGCTGGACCGAGTTCGAGTTTCTCCCCGGCGCCCCGGAGGCCATTGCGCGGCTGTCGGATGCAGGGTGCCGGGTGTTCGTCATCACCAACCAGGCCATCATCAACCGTGGCATCGTTCCGCGTGATGTCGTCGAAGGCATCAACGCGCGCATGGTGGAGGAGCTGCGGTCCTACGGCGCATCGGTCACCGATGTGGCCTACTGCCCGCACCGTCCCGAAGAGGCCTGTCCGTGCCGAAAGCCGCGGCCAGGCCTGCTGACCGCGCTGGCCGCGACCCACAGCATCGATCTCGCGTCTGCCGTGCTGATCGGCGACGCCTTCGCCGACATCGAGGCTGGACGCGCCGCCGGCTGCACCAGGACAGTGCTGGTGCTCACGGGCCGTGGCCGCCACCAGCTGCCGCTTATTCGTGAACGCGCATCCACACCGGTCACGGTGACCAATGACCTCGGGGCGGCCGTCGATCTCCTGCTGCGTCAGCCAGTCGGCCGGTCCTGA
- a CDS encoding GDP-mannose 4,6-dehydratase, which yields MRAMVTGGAGFIGSHLVELLIAEGHDVSIVDDLSTGKRTNILPEAHFYFADIRSEEIKDVISTERPDVIFHQAAQSSVKVSTDDPRRDADINILGLIRLLDAASASGVRKVVFASSGATYGNPQYLPMDEDHPQLPESPYGITKLMSEHYLKYYALDRGVAFTALRYGNVYGPRQDPHGEAGVVAIFTQQLLDGKTPTVHWDGKQTRDYVSVKDVARANLAAAFRGDGRAFCIGTGKGTSVNTIFSLLCKATGRDVEPMHSPRRPGDLRHAHFDCTRARKELGWTATMPLQQGLTDTVQAFREQIAAERKVLTVG from the coding sequence GTGCGGGCTATGGTGACTGGGGGAGCGGGCTTCATCGGCTCGCATCTTGTTGAGCTGCTGATCGCCGAAGGTCACGACGTTTCGATTGTGGACGATCTCTCGACGGGCAAGCGTACGAACATCCTGCCCGAAGCGCATTTCTACTTCGCCGATATCCGCTCTGAGGAGATCAAGGACGTCATCAGCACGGAGCGCCCGGACGTCATCTTTCACCAGGCGGCCCAGAGCTCGGTGAAGGTCTCGACTGACGATCCTCGCCGTGACGCCGACATCAACATCCTCGGGCTGATTCGGCTGCTCGACGCGGCATCGGCGAGCGGCGTGCGGAAGGTCGTCTTCGCCTCGTCTGGGGCAACCTACGGGAACCCGCAGTACCTGCCGATGGACGAAGACCACCCGCAGCTGCCGGAGTCGCCGTACGGCATCACGAAGCTGATGTCCGAGCACTACCTCAAGTACTACGCCCTGGACCGAGGCGTGGCGTTCACGGCGCTGCGCTACGGCAACGTCTACGGCCCCCGCCAGGATCCGCACGGCGAGGCCGGCGTGGTGGCGATCTTCACGCAGCAGCTGCTGGATGGGAAGACCCCGACGGTCCACTGGGACGGGAAGCAGACGCGGGACTATGTGAGCGTCAAGGACGTGGCGCGAGCGAACCTGGCGGCGGCGTTTCGTGGCGATGGCCGGGCGTTCTGCATCGGCACGGGCAAGGGCACCTCGGTCAACACCATCTTCTCGCTGCTGTGCAAGGCGACCGGCCGCGACGTGGAGCCGATGCACTCGCCGCGCCGGCCCGGCGACCTCCGACACGCGCACTTCGACTGCACACGGGCGCGCAAGGAGCTCGGCTGGACCGCGACGATGCCGCTGCAGCAGGGGCTGACCGACACCGTGCAGGCGTTCCGAGAGCAGATCGCGGCTGAGCGCAAGGTGCTCACCGTCGGCTGA
- a CDS encoding sugar transferase — protein sequence MLLTWPAVTGALVLLDTLALVAAFSTAYWIRFRSDLPIFREGADSVGFYSLLVMWALPIWIAIFAMWQLYDHRTLFSGYGEYARIGSACTAGALSIVLISYLYDTPNIARAWLLLVWLGSVMLIWGERFCVRRLVRRARTHGYLASRALVIGTNGEGDALAQQLMSDPGAGVQVVGFVEGSQPLEQTGAFSLPVVGSLTNLDARIADLGVDLLVIATGALARDEVLDLYGRFAHRQDVELRMSSGLFEILATSVRVQHAGCVPLMTIDRVRITGVDAMLKTLLDYTFALTALTILSPVLLLVAVAVKLDSGGPIFYRRRVVGRSGKTFDAFKFCTMVADRRKTSLPTTFPDRRRPDKSSLDPRITRFGRFLRKASIDEIPQLVNVLRGEMSLIGPRMVSPDELERYGKWQLNLLTVKPGITGPWQVRGRADISYHERVRLSTEYIRNYSIWLDIQILMQTVPAVVKGRGAY from the coding sequence TTGCTTCTGACCTGGCCGGCGGTGACGGGTGCGCTTGTCCTGCTTGACACACTCGCCCTGGTCGCCGCCTTCTCGACTGCCTACTGGATTCGGTTTCGGAGCGACTTGCCCATCTTTCGGGAAGGGGCAGACTCGGTCGGCTTCTACTCGCTGCTGGTGATGTGGGCGCTGCCCATCTGGATCGCGATCTTCGCGATGTGGCAGCTCTACGATCACCGGACGCTCTTCTCCGGGTACGGCGAGTATGCGCGCATTGGGAGTGCGTGCACGGCCGGCGCCCTCTCCATCGTGCTGATCAGCTACCTGTACGACACCCCGAACATCGCGCGGGCCTGGCTCCTCCTGGTGTGGCTCGGCTCGGTGATGCTCATCTGGGGCGAGCGCTTCTGTGTCCGTCGGCTGGTGCGGCGGGCGCGGACGCACGGGTATCTCGCCAGCCGCGCCCTGGTGATCGGCACCAATGGCGAAGGCGATGCCCTGGCGCAGCAGCTGATGAGCGACCCTGGCGCTGGCGTCCAGGTGGTTGGGTTCGTGGAAGGATCCCAGCCGCTCGAACAGACCGGCGCGTTCAGCCTGCCGGTGGTGGGCTCGCTGACGAACCTCGACGCGCGCATTGCCGATCTGGGCGTGGACCTGCTGGTCATCGCAACGGGCGCCCTCGCCCGCGATGAGGTGCTCGACCTGTATGGGCGGTTCGCGCACCGCCAGGACGTTGAGCTGCGGATGTCCTCGGGGCTCTTCGAGATCCTGGCGACGAGCGTCCGCGTGCAGCACGCCGGGTGCGTGCCGCTGATGACGATCGACCGGGTGCGGATCACCGGCGTCGATGCGATGCTGAAGACGCTGCTGGACTACACGTTCGCACTGACGGCGCTGACCATCCTCAGCCCGGTGCTGCTGTTGGTGGCCGTCGCGGTGAAGCTCGACTCGGGCGGGCCGATCTTCTACCGCCGCCGTGTTGTGGGGCGGTCGGGCAAGACGTTCGACGCCTTCAAGTTCTGCACGATGGTTGCGGATCGTCGGAAGACGAGCCTGCCGACGACGTTTCCAGACCGCCGCCGCCCTGACAAGTCGTCGCTCGACCCGCGCATCACGCGGTTCGGTCGGTTTCTGCGGAAGGCGAGCATCGACGAGATCCCGCAGCTGGTGAACGTCCTGCGCGGCGAGATGAGCCTCATCGGGCCGCGCATGGTCAGCCCGGACGAGCTCGAGCGGTACGGCAAGTGGCAGCTCAACCTCCTGACCGTCAAGCCAGGCATCACTGGCCCGTGGCAGGTTCGGGGCCGCGCCGACATCTCGTATCACGAGCGGGTGCGCCTCAGCACGGAGTACATCCGCAACTACAGCATCTGGCTGGACATCCAGATCCTGATGCAGACGGTGCCGGCCGTCGTGAAGGGCAGGGGGGCGTACTGA
- a CDS encoding FAD-dependent oxidoreductase, whose protein sequence is MGKVVVLGGGPAGLAAAWKLSRSGQDVEVLEANSYVGGLAYTMQHEDYLFDFGPHRFHSANSAILAEIKALMGPLPTRICKTQVYFGGKFYTYPLSAGNLLTSLSPWLAVTCFADFLATWVRNKIRPAEDTSFKAWVVNRFGKRLYDVYFGPYTAKVWGRDPAKLAASWAAQRVAVVDLWDLVLRVLKIRREDNDFHHSPFKAEFYYPEQGVGAIYERMADEIVRYGGTVSLNTRVKEVICRENRVEAVVVERDGRTEEVRGDYFVSTVPISPLVRALQPPAPADVLDAASQIQFRAMVFLFLKLDREQVTEDHWIYFPDPSTVFNRISEMKNFSLASVPEGKTSLCVEISCDVDDDIWNASEEELYRRSVDGLVQAGLIRESEVVGHFFRRTRNAYPTYDLRFEANLGKLAYHLASWPNLIVCGRQGLFRYVNQDHAIEMGFCAAEEILTDKIGTMVSRVGNEQVYFG, encoded by the coding sequence GTGGGTAAAGTCGTTGTGCTCGGGGGTGGCCCAGCGGGCCTTGCCGCTGCCTGGAAGCTCAGCCGGAGCGGCCAGGATGTCGAGGTGCTGGAAGCGAACTCGTACGTAGGCGGGCTTGCCTACACCATGCAGCATGAGGACTACTTGTTCGACTTCGGTCCTCATCGGTTTCACTCGGCGAACTCGGCGATCCTCGCCGAGATCAAGGCGCTGATGGGGCCGCTGCCGACGCGCATCTGCAAGACGCAGGTGTACTTTGGCGGCAAGTTCTACACCTACCCGCTCTCGGCGGGGAACCTGCTCACCAGCCTGTCGCCCTGGCTGGCCGTCACCTGCTTCGCCGATTTCCTGGCGACGTGGGTCCGCAACAAGATCCGCCCAGCCGAGGACACGTCGTTCAAGGCCTGGGTCGTCAACCGGTTCGGAAAACGGCTCTACGACGTCTACTTCGGCCCCTACACGGCGAAGGTGTGGGGGCGTGACCCCGCAAAGCTGGCGGCGAGCTGGGCCGCGCAGCGGGTCGCCGTGGTCGATCTGTGGGATCTCGTCCTGCGCGTCTTGAAGATCCGCCGCGAGGACAACGATTTCCACCACTCGCCGTTCAAGGCCGAGTTCTACTACCCCGAGCAGGGGGTCGGCGCGATCTACGAGCGGATGGCTGACGAGATCGTCCGGTACGGCGGCACGGTGTCGCTCAACACGCGGGTCAAGGAAGTCATCTGCCGGGAGAACCGTGTCGAAGCCGTCGTGGTCGAGCGCGACGGACGCACGGAAGAGGTCCGTGGCGACTACTTCGTCTCGACGGTCCCGATCTCGCCGCTGGTGCGCGCGCTGCAGCCGCCGGCACCCGCCGATGTCCTGGACGCCGCGTCGCAGATCCAGTTCCGCGCGATGGTCTTCCTGTTCCTCAAGCTGGACCGCGAGCAGGTGACCGAGGACCACTGGATCTACTTCCCGGACCCGTCCACGGTGTTCAACCGCATCTCGGAGATGAAGAACTTCAGCCTGGCGTCGGTACCGGAAGGGAAGACGTCACTCTGCGTCGAGATCTCGTGCGATGTTGACGACGACATCTGGAACGCCAGCGAAGAGGAGCTGTACCGCCGGTCGGTCGACGGCCTCGTGCAGGCCGGCTTGATCCGAGAGTCCGAAGTCGTCGGGCACTTCTTCCGTCGGACACGCAACGCCTATCCGACGTACGACCTCAGGTTCGAGGCGAACCTCGGAAAGCTCGCGTACCACCTCGCCTCGTGGCCGAACCTGATCGTCTGCGGCCGTCAGGGACTTTTCCGCTACGTCAATCAGGACCACGCCATCGAGATGGGCTTCTGCGCCGCGGAGGAGATCCTGACGGACAAGATCGGCACCATGGTCAGCCGGGTTGGCAACGAGCAAGTCTACTTCGGCTAG
- a CDS encoding radical SAM protein: MFDLKVVAAPPHTNGNGAGTHENLGNRPVREPRPARYPDAGPAIRAARKKIVRKVDVLLVNPPSPDGAIWIRSQHRVGRRSRENMIWPQVSLAQLAAMVHPEFTVEVVDAIAERMTWEQFEALLRDRRPRFYITQVTAPTLTNDMYGAFLAKSLGAWTMAFGTHVTPMVRETLEPFPALDFVLRGEPEYTFKELVETLGRRGPEAESDDAPQPDLSHILGLGWRKDGEVIVNEDRPFVPSLDDLPMPLHHLLPLEKYRIPLIKGAYTFIVTGRGCTAGCVYCIKHVSYQWSVRLRSPEKIVEELKILGKLGVHNIHMYADLFTVNREQVVAICKLILQEGLKIRWTCNSRVDYVDEEMLRLMGQAGCWMISWGIESGNEEILKRARKGADPQKAARALRWAKAAGIKNWGYFIIGLPGETEETIRQTIDFSKQLPLDLALFHVAAPYPGTPFFFQVMENGWFRPETQWEEVDMDRSTVLDYDGLKAEDLEKWQKQAWREWAFRPGPAMTYLKMLATPGALRSALEVGVRHLTWAKS; the protein is encoded by the coding sequence ATGTTCGACCTCAAGGTGGTCGCCGCGCCGCCCCACACCAATGGGAACGGCGCCGGGACGCACGAGAACCTTGGCAACCGGCCCGTCCGCGAGCCGCGCCCAGCCCGCTACCCGGACGCCGGACCGGCGATTCGGGCGGCGCGTAAGAAGATCGTCCGCAAGGTGGATGTGCTGCTGGTCAATCCGCCGTCGCCAGACGGGGCGATCTGGATTCGCAGCCAGCACCGTGTCGGCAGGCGCTCGCGCGAGAACATGATCTGGCCGCAGGTGTCGCTGGCCCAGCTGGCGGCGATGGTGCACCCGGAGTTCACCGTCGAAGTCGTGGATGCGATTGCCGAGCGGATGACCTGGGAGCAGTTCGAGGCGCTCCTGCGGGATCGGCGCCCGCGCTTCTACATCACCCAGGTGACGGCCCCGACCCTCACCAACGACATGTACGGCGCGTTCCTGGCGAAGAGCCTCGGCGCCTGGACGATGGCGTTCGGGACGCACGTCACGCCGATGGTCCGCGAGACGCTGGAGCCGTTCCCGGCGCTGGACTTCGTGCTGCGGGGCGAGCCGGAGTACACGTTCAAGGAGCTGGTCGAGACCCTGGGACGGAGGGGGCCGGAGGCCGAGTCGGACGACGCGCCGCAGCCGGACCTGTCGCACATCCTGGGGCTGGGCTGGCGGAAGGACGGCGAGGTCATCGTCAACGAGGACCGCCCGTTCGTGCCGAGCCTCGACGATCTGCCGATGCCGCTGCACCACTTGCTGCCGCTCGAGAAGTACCGCATCCCGCTGATCAAGGGGGCGTACACCTTCATCGTGACGGGGCGCGGCTGCACGGCCGGGTGTGTGTACTGCATCAAGCACGTCAGCTATCAGTGGTCCGTGCGGCTGCGGTCGCCGGAAAAGATCGTCGAAGAGCTGAAGATCCTCGGGAAGCTCGGGGTGCACAACATCCACATGTACGCGGACCTGTTCACGGTCAACCGCGAGCAAGTGGTGGCGATCTGCAAGCTGATCCTGCAAGAGGGGCTGAAGATCCGCTGGACGTGCAACAGCCGCGTTGACTACGTCGACGAGGAGATGCTGCGCCTGATGGGGCAGGCCGGCTGCTGGATGATCTCCTGGGGGATCGAGTCCGGCAACGAGGAGATCCTCAAGCGGGCGCGCAAGGGCGCAGACCCGCAGAAGGCCGCACGGGCGCTGCGCTGGGCGAAGGCGGCCGGCATCAAGAACTGGGGCTACTTCATCATCGGGCTGCCCGGCGAGACCGAGGAGACGATCCGGCAGACGATCGACTTCTCCAAGCAGCTGCCGCTGGACCTGGCCCTGTTCCACGTTGCAGCGCCGTACCCAGGAACGCCGTTCTTCTTCCAGGTCATGGAGAACGGCTGGTTCCGGCCAGAGACCCAGTGGGAAGAGGTCGACATGGACCGCTCGACGGTCCTGGACTACGATGGCCTGAAGGCCGAAGACCTCGAGAAGTGGCAGAAGCAGGCGTGGCGCGAGTGGGCGTTCCGGCCCGGCCCGGCCATGACCTACCTGAAGATGCTCGCCACGCCCGGTGCGCTCCGCTCGGCACTTGAGGTCGGCGTTCGCCACCTGACCTGGGCGAAGAGCTAG
- a CDS encoding acyltransferase has translation MATLRPARPASLKLLDEIGYYTRGQASSLGRYILQELVTGVCGGVPSLLGIALRAVAYRAIIRSNGFAAIEHSVRIAFAENITLGKNVYLDHGVYLHACPGGIDIGDDAFIMHNAELHVFNFRNLRDAFIRIGARSFVGESVIVRGQGGVDIGAAVLIGPRAQILAINHNHGDPETPILDQGITCKGIVIEDGAWIGAGALILDGVRVGRNAVVGAGAVVTKDVPANCVAVGVPARVIESANRGADGVHHVARLEEISRVGRAAYAAPARVGRF, from the coding sequence ATGGCAACGTTGCGTCCTGCCCGGCCGGCCAGCCTGAAGCTGCTGGACGAGATCGGGTACTACACGCGGGGCCAGGCGTCGAGCCTGGGACGGTACATCCTCCAGGAGCTGGTGACGGGCGTCTGCGGCGGGGTGCCGAGCCTGCTGGGGATCGCCCTGCGGGCCGTGGCGTACCGCGCCATCATCCGCTCGAACGGCTTCGCCGCCATCGAGCACAGCGTGCGTATCGCGTTCGCGGAGAACATCACGCTCGGGAAGAACGTGTATCTCGACCACGGGGTCTACTTGCACGCCTGCCCCGGGGGTATTGACATTGGCGATGATGCGTTTATCATGCACAATGCCGAGCTTCACGTGTTCAATTTCCGCAATCTTCGAGACGCATTTATCCGTATCGGAGCGAGGTCGTTCGTCGGCGAGTCGGTCATCGTCCGGGGGCAGGGCGGTGTCGACATCGGGGCCGCGGTCCTGATCGGCCCGCGCGCCCAGATTCTCGCCATCAATCACAACCACGGCGACCCTGAGACGCCGATCCTCGATCAGGGCATCACCTGCAAGGGCATCGTGATCGAGGACGGGGCGTGGATCGGCGCAGGCGCCTTGATTCTGGATGGGGTCCGCGTGGGGCGGAATGCCGTCGTCGGGGCTGGGGCGGTGGTGACGAAGGATGTGCCAGCCAACTGTGTAGCGGTGGGCGTTCCAGCTCGGGTCATCGAGTCAGCGAATCGTGGCGCCGATGGCGTGCACCACGTGGCGCGGCTCGAAGAGATCTCTCGCGTGGGACGGGCGGCGTACGCCGCGCCGGCGAGAGTGGGGCGTTTCTAG
- a CDS encoding Gfo/Idh/MocA family oxidoreductase: MAINRLRLGVIGVGRMGERHCRIYANMPGVELVGVSDMNPQRGRAVAETYDTQYFPDYDDLLGKVDAVSVATPTHTHFEVAAACLARQTSLLLEKPLANSLAEARKLAALAERSDVIMQVGHIERFNPAFLELQSILQDMDVVGFAAQRLSPFDTSGTDADVVFDLMIHDIDLALTLMPRGIDRLQAFGRAARTEAVDYAVATLSMSEGPLATLTASRITEQKVRLLEVTTLGAYVSTDLLNKSVRVYRRAMPSFVTGDQRPLRYRQENLVECIHIPTAEPLFLELSDFVRCVRDGVRPRVTAQDALNAYSVAAGISDRIRGLGHDRSTDDVRAAEPSVMLTASRLAAV; this comes from the coding sequence ATGGCAATCAATCGGTTGCGCCTGGGGGTGATCGGGGTAGGCCGCATGGGCGAGCGGCACTGCCGGATCTACGCCAATATGCCTGGCGTGGAGCTGGTGGGCGTCAGCGACATGAACCCGCAGCGCGGGCGGGCCGTCGCCGAGACCTACGACACCCAGTACTTTCCCGACTACGACGATTTGCTGGGCAAGGTCGACGCGGTGAGTGTCGCCACGCCGACGCACACGCACTTCGAGGTCGCTGCTGCGTGCCTCGCCCGCCAGACCAGCCTGCTTCTGGAGAAGCCGCTCGCAAACTCGCTGGCCGAGGCCAGGAAGCTTGCCGCGCTGGCCGAGCGGTCGGACGTGATCATGCAGGTTGGCCACATCGAGCGGTTCAACCCGGCGTTCCTGGAGCTGCAGTCGATCCTGCAAGACATGGACGTCGTCGGGTTTGCAGCGCAGCGCCTGAGCCCGTTCGACACGAGCGGCACGGACGCCGATGTCGTGTTCGACCTGATGATCCACGACATCGACCTGGCGCTGACGTTGATGCCGCGCGGCATCGACCGCCTGCAAGCCTTCGGTCGGGCGGCGCGCACTGAGGCGGTGGACTACGCCGTCGCGACGCTGTCGATGTCGGAGGGGCCGCTCGCGACGTTGACGGCCTCACGCATCACCGAGCAGAAGGTGCGGCTGCTCGAGGTGACGACACTGGGCGCGTACGTCTCGACGGACCTGCTGAACAAGAGCGTCCGCGTGTACCGCCGTGCGATGCCGTCGTTCGTCACTGGCGATCAGCGCCCGCTGCGCTACCGCCAGGAGAACCTCGTCGAGTGCATCCACATCCCGACGGCCGAGCCGCTCTTCCTGGAACTCTCCGACTTCGTCCGCTGCGTGCGGGATGGGGTCCGGCCACGGGTGACGGCCCAGGACGCGCTGAACGCCTACTCCGTGGCCGCGGGGATCTCGGATCGCATCCGTGGCCTCGGCCACGACCGCTCGACCGATGACGTGCGCGCCGCGGAACCGTCGGTGATGCTGACCGCATCCCGGCTCGCGGCCGTCTGA